A genomic stretch from Chitinophaga lutea includes:
- a CDS encoding RagB/SusD family nutrient uptake outer membrane protein, translating to MRRKQPYNKLIPVLLACILGYTSCEKALEEKTYDKFSSSTFYLNAEDVKAAVTGMYGGMLNRGHYGGGWGGANEGWVAQSSFMTDELVCSWGWDGWRKFNQLNFSEDFSQLLNHYNGLMPMVSEITLNLEKIPTVKMDETLRNRYLAELKALRAHYSWILYNFYGPVPIRIDAKEASNPAAAPIPRPDKQWMVAQIEKDYKEALAVLPKASELAAADYGRFTKDACLMGLIKLYMHEKNWKETINQFNVLKTYGHDLQKNYADIFKYSNKGNTLEVLLAIPCRFDADNSNLWLAMCMPGNYVDPGGLSITQWGGYKMPWKTYDRFDQNDKRLSVLLAKWPTNGGATFDARANNYIGAIPMKYGPDPGAISETQGTDIVVWRYADAMLLAAEAINEDQGPVQEAYNLLNAVRTRAGVPTYTLGQFDKDAFRKKLMDERLFELWCEGARREDMIRWGTFIQRAKDEGSVFTKPGYVLHPLPRKVINETKGVVKQNEDY from the coding sequence ATGAGACGCAAGCAACCATACAATAAACTGATACCCGTGCTGCTCGCCTGCATCCTGGGATATACTTCCTGCGAAAAAGCACTGGAGGAAAAAACATACGACAAGTTCTCTTCATCCACGTTTTACCTCAATGCGGAAGACGTAAAAGCGGCTGTTACCGGCATGTACGGCGGGATGCTGAACCGGGGCCACTACGGCGGCGGCTGGGGAGGCGCCAACGAAGGCTGGGTGGCGCAAAGCAGTTTTATGACGGACGAGCTCGTCTGTTCCTGGGGCTGGGACGGCTGGCGGAAATTCAACCAGCTGAATTTCTCCGAAGACTTTTCCCAGCTGCTGAACCACTACAACGGCCTGATGCCCATGGTTTCCGAGATCACCCTCAACCTGGAGAAAATCCCGACGGTCAAGATGGACGAAACGCTCAGAAACCGTTACCTCGCGGAACTGAAAGCATTACGCGCGCATTACTCCTGGATACTGTATAACTTTTATGGGCCCGTGCCTATCCGCATAGACGCGAAGGAGGCTTCCAACCCCGCCGCGGCGCCGATTCCCCGCCCGGACAAACAATGGATGGTAGCCCAGATCGAAAAGGATTACAAAGAAGCCCTGGCCGTGCTGCCCAAAGCCAGCGAACTGGCGGCCGCAGACTATGGCCGGTTTACGAAAGACGCCTGCCTGATGGGCCTGATAAAGCTGTACATGCATGAAAAAAACTGGAAGGAAACCATCAACCAGTTCAACGTTCTCAAAACGTACGGCCACGACCTGCAGAAGAATTACGCCGATATTTTCAAGTATTCCAACAAGGGGAATACCCTGGAAGTACTGCTGGCGATTCCCTGCCGGTTCGACGCGGACAATAGCAACCTCTGGCTCGCCATGTGCATGCCCGGCAACTACGTTGACCCCGGCGGCCTTTCCATTACGCAGTGGGGTGGCTACAAGATGCCCTGGAAAACATACGACCGCTTTGACCAGAACGATAAACGCCTGAGCGTGCTGCTGGCCAAATGGCCGACCAACGGCGGCGCCACCTTCGACGCCCGTGCGAACAACTACATCGGCGCCATTCCCATGAAATACGGCCCCGACCCGGGCGCCATCAGCGAAACGCAGGGCACCGACATTGTGGTGTGGCGTTACGCGGATGCCATGCTGCTGGCGGCTGAAGCCATCAACGAAGACCAGGGCCCCGTACAGGAAGCCTACAACCTGCTCAACGCCGTACGTACCCGCGCCGGCGTGCCCACGTACACGCTGGGCCAGTTCGACAAAGATGCGTTCAGGAAAAAACTCATGGACGAGCGGCTGTTTGAATTATGGTGCGAAGGCGCCCGCAGGGAAGACATGATCCGGTGGGGCACCTTCATCCAGCGTGCGAAAGACGAAGGCTCCGTTTTCACCAAACCGGGCTACGTACTCCACCCGCTGCCGAGGAAGGTGATCAATGAAACCAAAGGCGTTGTAAAACAAAATGAAGATTACTAA